The DNA sequence TTAAATTCCCTTGGTGAGTTGAGGATTTCAAGAGCTGGAGAGTTTCTTGAAACATTTCTTGAAATTCGTGCTATATGCATGGGTTGAACATGAGTAACAACTCATGTTGCATATGCTAATGTCTTTCCACTTACTTTGGCAGGGTTCCTCTGTGGccatatataaaattaattaccATATGTTGGCTGGTAATACCTCAGTTTAATGGCGCGtgttatttttatcaaaatcttatTCATCCAAGTTTGCTGGTGAAACTGGACGCTGTTATCACTCAGTTTTATGGTTCTTGTTATGTTTACCAACGCCTTCTATATTCGTGCTTGTCTGTCAACCTTCAAATTGTCACTGACTGGCTTAACAAGCCAATGGAGGATCCATCTCTCGATTATAAATCGTTTCTGGCTATGGCAGAGAGGTATCTCGAGGAAAATGGATCTGATGATCTGGTGAAACTTATTGCAAGCAAGGTATGTCAAATGGTACTTCAGCACGGAGTAGCCAGTTCAATACAAAAATTGGACGCACACTTGTTTTGGTGTACATCAGCTAGTTATATGAGAATTAAGACTGTTAATCCATTTCAGTCACCAAAAGTTAGATTACCACCGTTACAGAAGCAAAAGTAAACATAGTCCACTGAATTATATAGCAACTTTGACTTGACTACTGAATTGTTTTAACAAGCATTGTTAGTGTACTTATCATGATATCCTATTTGCAGTCCAAGGATTATAGTTTGAATCATTATGTTGAAGAGATAAAGACTATTGATGCTAGTGATGAAGCAGGAATGCTTATACCCAACCAGGTGCTTACATGTTGTTCCAAGCTCCCAGTACTGTATGAAACAATTTTTAACTTCTTGTCATGCTGCTTTATTGGCGTTTACACTCCATAATGAGTTATAAAGCTGCATTAGCAGTTGAGTACAGATTTAATGGTGTGCATGTTTATGATATCATGCACTAATTTTTGAAGCTTATTTCCATCAAGTTCATGAATTCTGCTTCGATTGCATAGATGCAGTGTCCCTTCCAAGTCATAAACTTTTGAATGAACATGAGGAATAGGTTGCGTGTAACATTATGCAGCTATCCGTTTTCGCAAAAATTGCATCAAAGAGTGAATTTTCCTTTGTTGACAACAGATTTAGTAGTGAAAATCATTTTGTCTGTTCAGATGCTGTCATTCCTTAAAATCTCGTAAATAACAATCATAGTGCCCCAAACTAGACGGTTGTGAGGAATAGATGTTTCTTAAAATTATACTGTTGGTTTAAGGTTCATATGGTAGAGGGCATGACACAAATTTGGTTTTTTTGGATAGCATGGAACGTAGTGGAGAATTGAAATTTTCCTTGTTTTATAATTCTTACTAGTTACTACCTTCTTGGTATGATTTCTGATGAAATTTTCTTTACGTTATCCAAAAAAACAGAGTGTGTGAAGGGGCTGGTTCCTTTTGGAAAGATATCAAAACGATGGAACACATGGCAAAACATGAAGCAGCTGAGCCCAAACATGTTGTAGTTTTTAATCCTAGAATTTCATTGGTTACTTTTTTGGATGTTATCAGTTAACACATTATTCTGCACTCAATTATCTGGAAAACGATAGATTAAAACATTACGCAAGCTGTTTAGTGATGATCAACTACAATAGGAGAGCTTGATTTCCCATGAGATTTCTCTAATTAGCTGCTCAATACTCTTGGTGGCCAAGTAGGGAAGAGGGCAAGATGAAAACTAACTGTATATGGAGGAAATATTAGGCTCATCAATCAAGCTAAATGTGCAAGATGGAAATTGATAATGCACGTTGAGATCAAGTGCATTATCACTTAAATCTAGAAGAAACTTTGTATATGCTAAAACAATCACTGAGCATCCTGAAACTAAAACTAGTGTACTTTGTAAAATCAATCTGTTTTAAAGTTTGCACTACATTCATTTATCTTAGTATGCTCTCGTGTCTCTGTTTCTCCCGCGAACATTTGAAGCCACTAGAAAGGGGGGAGAGTTGAAGCTCATAATTTTTTTGTAAACATCAGTACCACATTTATTCTGACAGTAGTTGTTTTTCTATAATCAATCAAAAGTAAATGGTATTGTCAGTGATTAGAATGTCCCTTGTGTGACTGCAGGTTAAAAGTGTAAGGGAAAATCTAATTTGGATTGAGAAGAAAACGACAGGAACACAGGTCAATGAAACAGCAGCTCCAACAAATCAGGTAAATCAGCTTAAGCAGGAGGAAGTTAAGCATGCCGCTGCAGTACGATCAGAGCACAGTACTAATGAAGAATTGAAAGAAAAAGTCCACCTATCAGGTACTTATCAGCAAAAAAAGCCGAAGCAACTGAAGAATATGCTGATGTTTCTGTTCATAATTCTAAGCTGTGGTGTGGTACTTGTAACATGTGGTGCCCTGGCGAAATTTGTACAGCTGCAGATCTTAACGGGAGGGAGCACTTGGTCAAACTCCAAAAAACAATGAGTTCTACGGCTGTGGCAGAAGAGAATGAATGTAGTGCACCAGAGGAACTTATTGCAAACAAGGTATATCAGATGTTACTTTATCAAAGAGTAGCCAGTTTATTATCAAATTGATTCTTTCCAATACCCATTCTCCGTGTAAATATGATGATCTCCAATTTGCAGTCCAAGGATCATAGTTTGAATCATCATGGGGAAGGGATCAAGGCTACAGACATTTGTGATAAAGCAGGAATACTCACCCCCAGCCAGGTGTCTCAGCTGTTGTTCCTTACTCCATAATAATCCATATACTGTATGAAACATTCATTAACTTCTTATGCTGCTACTATTTTTGCGTTTACATTTCATAGTAAATCTGAAAATTATATTAGCAGTTGAGTACTGATTGAATGTTttgtataatatagtgataccaTGCACTAGTTGATGAGATTTGCTTATTTCCAGCAAATTTATGATTGCTTCTCTGCACAGACGTAGTGTACCTTCCAACCCATAAACTATTGTATGTATGTGAATATTGGTTACGTCCTGCGGCTATTAGTTGTCTTGTATTAAATAAAGTATCAAAAATTATGTTTTTTCCTTAGTTAActactaaacccataatttcccTTAATTCTTCTGTAGTGAAAAGCATTTCACCTGTTCACATGCTTTCATTCCTCAAAAATCCCATATAACAATCTTAGTGCCCCTAAACAGGCAGAGTGTGAAGAGGGTGGTCCTGTTTGCGAAGATATTTCTTACAAGAATAAATTAGACTTGTTATGAACGTGCATAGCCATATATAGCTAGCAGATTTGTAGGATGTTCTTCTTTGATTCATCCCTTATTTAGATACACTGTAATTGTATTTGTATCTTGAATCTCTTGAAATAATACATACAACATTCCTCTAATACCTTGTTTGGTAACATGGTATCCGAGCTAGACCCATCCGATCATTGTTGTTATGTTTCTCAATGTTGGGCGCCCATATTATGTTATCCACGCTCCTGTTTCCCGTCCTAGGCATGTGGGGGAGTGTCAAGTCCCACATTGGTTGAGGGAATGGGTTGTGGTCATCTTATATGGTCTTGACAATCCTCCCTTCATGAGGTAGATTTTAGGGTTGAGTTAGGCTCAAGGTCCATTTCTTTAAATTATCATGCACTACATGACTACAAATATGACCACTTCAGTACGAGCTGGTGTTGCTTTACGACATTCATTTAATGTttattaaattgtcaataggctTTCAGATATGTAAACCATTTATGAGGTGCTTAAGTTTATGAGAATTGCTTCTTTTGACATTGGTGCAGGCTAAGCCTGACACAATTTTCCCTGGACCAAAATTGGAAGTTGTAACACCAACTTCCAAGCCTTCATCAAGCAGTTCTCTAAAGGAAAATGTTAAAGTGTGGAGTTGTGCACATTGTCAGATAAGTACTACAAGCGAAGGTGACCTGAATGAGCATCTCCAAGGAAAGAAACACAAAAAGAAGGAGGCTGCTTTTAGAGCAGAGAAGGATGAGAAAAACTACAACATTGATCCTTTACAAAATAAACCTAAATCCATCCAGTTTGTGGAATCTTGCAATGATCTGAGAATAGGGCAGAAATCAGAAGAATGCTCATTAGGGCCAAACGACAATGATGCACCATCCTTGTTGATAGATGACAATGCAGATGACTTGAGAAAAAATGTATATAATACAACTCATGAAAAGCAAAACAGTAAGGAGCATGAGAATAGAGAGTTCAAATTTTGGTGTGAGACATGCAAGGTAGGGACCTTGTCTGAAAAGGTGATGGAGGACCATAAGATGGGAAAGAAGCATGCCCGGCATCTTCGACAACTTGAACAAGCAGTGCTAATAACAAATTCATGAATATCAAATTGTGTAGAAGCTGCAGAGGAATGATTGTATTGAGGAATCTAAAATGTGGGAGCTTCTGTCAACCAACTAGTagcctttttttttaattaaggaAATTGGATGTTATCAACATTACCTTTTGACCCATTTGGTATTTTTGTCCttcaaatttctttttttctATGATTCTCAAATTTTGGTTTGTGAAAACCATCCATTATGATCTATATCTATTATTCTAAATATTTAAATCTTTATATTTATTAAATCAAATTTAGTGCATTAGTATTAGTACATCATTGAATACACAAACCCAAATAGTAGGATTTATTAGATTTACTCATATATTAGGACCTCGTTACCAGGAGTGGTGGCTCTAGGTTTCTATGCTAAAAGTATCGAAGGATTCACCAAATGCTAATCTGCTGCTGAGAGCAGAATACAAGTGAAACCACCCACCATTTCGAGCTGTGTGGTCTGAGAATATATTCTTGACTTCCTCTTTAAACGTGAATTTTGATGTATGCAAAAACTGCAACTTTTCCACCATATTATGTTTTCTTATGAGCGGTGTCTTTAGAGGACCTGTGTTGTTCCCGCTTGTTCCTTATCTTGCTCTACCACCAGCACAAATGCGCCGCCagtaaaattaagaaaaaaacaACCTCTTGCTCTTCCGAAATATACATTTGTGCTTCCGTTGCATGCAAAAACCTATACATTTATGTGGAAAATAATTCCGAGTAAGAAGAGACAAGAATTATTAAGCATTTCAACAACAGACACTGTGAAGGGGCTGGTCCTGTTTTGGTAGATATCAAAGCGATGGAACACATGTCAAGAGATGAAGCAGCTGAGCTCTAACAGGTTGGAATTTTTAACCCTAGGAAAGAGTGCAAGATGAAAATTAACTGTATATGAAGGCAAGATTAGGCTCATCAAAACAAGCtaaatatgcaagatagaaaTTCTTAATGCAAGTTAAGATCAACATGCATTACCAGTTAGACAGGAAGAAACTTTTTACGCGCTAAAAGAATCACGGAGCAACCTGAAACTTAAACTGGTGCACTTTGTAAACTTTATCCCTTTTGAAGAAGTTTTCTCTAGATTCATTTATCTTAGTATGTTCTCTAGTTTCTGTTTCTCCTGTGAACATTTGAAGCCATTAAAAAGGTGAGAGAGTTGAAGCTCATAACTTTTTGTAAACATCCAGTACCACATCTATTCTAGCAGTACTTGTTTTCTCATAATCAATCAAAAGTAAGCCGTATGCCAGTGATTAAAATATCTTAGCAAGGCAATTTCAACGTGGGTACAAGATTGATGCTGAAGATGAAGACAATGAAGCACTTGATAAATGTTGTGATGGACTGCAATATGTTGGAACAGGCATGTTTGGAGGGAGGGTGGGCAATGGAGCTTCAAAATTAAGGACATGAATTGCTTGCCTGATAGAAGGCCTACAATTGCTATCTGGATGAGCACACCATAAACCAACAATTAACAAGTGCTTCATCTCCATTTCATTGAACTCTAATGAGAGTTTAGGATCAGCTGCTTCGTTAAGATTTCCCATCCCATAAAGACTCCAAACCCAATCAACAATGTTTACTTGATGATCTGATTCAGCTTTACGGTCAATAGGTTTTCTTCCACAAGCTATTTCTAACGCGACAATACCAAAGCTATAGACATCTGTTTCCTTGCTAGCTTTCCCAGTGGTGGCACATTCGGGGGCCATGTAGCCCATAGTACCTGCCAAAACTGTTGTCTGGGATCCCTTTTCATGGTCAACTAGTCTAGCTAAACCAAAATCCCCAAGTTTGGCATTGAAATTGGAATCCAACATAATATTGCTTGCCTTTATGTCCCTATGCACCACACATTGTTCCCATTCTTCATGTAGATATAGCAGCGCCGAGGCCAAGCCTTGAGCAATCTTGTATCTTATTGGCCATGTCAAATGGCTTTTTCCCTTGAAAAGATGGAAATCTAGGCTTCCATTAGACATAAACTCATAGACAAGTAGAAGTTCTCTTTTCTCATGGCACCAGCCAATGAGTTGCACCAAATGTCTATGTCTTAACCGGCTAATGATCCTCACTTCAGAAGCGAACTCTTTTATTCCTTGTCTTGACCCCCTTGAAATCCTTTTAACAGCAACATAGGAATTGGATTCCCTGAGATGTCCTTTATAAACACCCCCGAGCCCACCCTCCCCAAGCTTCCCTTCCCCCGCAAAGTTATTTGTACATCTAACCAACTCACTGTAGAGGAACTTCTTTGGTCCTGTACTTCTTTCAAATTCATTAGCCATGGAACCATCAAAGctatcatcatcatcttcatcttctCTCAACTTCCTCTTTCTCCAAAatacaaacaacaccaaaacagaTACTGCAACCAAAACACAACCACCAGAAACCAATCCAATCACAAGTCCTAACTTACTTTTGCTTGGAGTCTCCTCTGGCTTTGGGATTGGTAAGGCTACCCCTGGATCTGTTATGTTGTCATTAATTTCTAAAGAAGAAGTAAAGTTCCAAGAATAGATTCTTTGTATTGCAAAGACAAGTCCAGCTCCACCTGTGAAGCCAAAAGTGACCCATTCAGGCAAGTATTCTCTTAGATCAAGATTGTGAGATAGGCTTTGCTGGACAGTGACAGTGGTATTTCCTTGGAGTTTGAAACCAGTGAAGACAACACTAAGATTTTTTGAGGTCGAGTTATAGCTAATCCAGGCATCAGTTCTCCTACCATCCGGAATGCTACTAAACCAGGTCACATTAACAACAGATTGCATAGATTTGATATCAATACCTACGTGGTCGCCCATTGGGTCATACTGGACGTTCCGATACGTATCAAACTCCACAGCTACAAAATGATTACTCGATGTATTCAGTCGTTGAGTATTACTTGTAAGGCCAAGACTGCCACCTCTGGTTGTGTTCTCAGGAATTCTTGAACCTGCAGGTGCAAGGAAAAAGGCAAGGCCATCACCATATCTAGTTCTGCCCTGTGAATTGATGCTAAAGGAGAAGTGAGTACTGAAATCCGTGACATTTCCAGAGGCCTTGTCCCAAAGATGCAGGGGCTTGGAATATGTTGCTCGACCTATAGTAACGTTTATATCACGATTGATCAGGTCTGTGGTAAGTTGAATTGCACCATCTGCTAGATAAGCATCTCTCTCGTATGTTACATTTTGATCGCTGGGTCTAAAACTATCAAAATTGAAGGATAGTGAAGTCACAAAGGGGATTATGACAAGAAGAAAAACAAGGTAGTATTTGAGAGCAGATAAAGAGGAAAAAACAACCATAGTTGGATGATATGTTTATCAGATTAATGTTCAACAACTGAATTATATTCTAAGGCAGACATTTTCTTATCTTTCCAAAAAGCAGTCTAAAGTCTTGGTCAACTTTTAGTCTTTTGCATACATAAAGTAGTTGGATGATATGTTTATCAGATTAATGTTCAACAACTGAATTATATTCTAAGGCAGACATTTTCTTGTCTTTCCAAAAAGCAGTCTAAAGTCTTGGTCAACTTTTAGTCTTTTGCATACATAAAGTTATTGAGAGTTTTCATGTCCCGACGGTCTACTTTGAATCAAAATACCATGTCGaattttgacaagattaatgtgaactaaTATGAACATTTGAAGCCTCTTTTTAGAAAAAAATTGGTAGAtacatttttcatgcatttacattgcatgttcacacttaatatgatgtcatgcataacattattaaggtcatttcccttctataaatagcggttttgttcatttgaaatcatctctcacttgccttcttatctcctaaggcatttgaatcttctttctctcttgtagtatttcactagtattttttggagtgaaataaagttTGAGTTGATTATGTCCGAGCACtaggcaaaaattaaattttgccgaacctcgttaatttttggtgttctttttattattgtctcatttactatttattagctacctttaaatatagtagttgtgatttaatcactctctatatattcggTTTCCGCAACAATTGATATCAGAGCCAAGGTTCTATCTTAGTATGCtatgtggttgcagcatagtctgaacttccacatcagaaaagaattACTTTGGTGTTTTGTACTGTCAGCAAATAAATAGTATCTGTAGCAAAAATGggagataataaaaatgaagagtCCACATCGGGTGTCAGTAATACGTCGTTGgtatcttcgcttatgacaagaattatgtcaaatgcgaaatttgcagtTGAAATTTTTGACATGTCAGGACATTTCGGGATGTGGCAAGCTGAGGTTCttgatgttctttttcaacaagggctagatattGCCATAGAAGAAAATAAACCAGACAATATCGGAGAAGGAGATTCGAAGACTATCAACCGCGTTGCTTGTGGTACCATTCGATCTTACCTCGCAAGAGAACAGAAGTATCCATACACAAAAGAAACTTCTGCAGGTAAATTGTGGAATGCATTGGAGGATAAATATTTGAAGAAAAACGGTCAAAATAAACTTTACATGAAAAAAAGACTGTTGCGCTTCACATATGTTCCTGTTACTACAATGAATGATCACATCACCAACTTTAATAAGTTGGCGACAGATTTGCAGAATATGGACGTGACCTTTAGTGATGGAGATATGACCTTAATGTTATTAAGTTCACTTCccgatgagtacgagcacctcgaAACTACTATACTTTATGGGAATGATGAAGTGTCTCTCAAGAAAGTTTGTTCTGCCTTGTAtaactatgaacaaagaaagagagaaaaacaaaagagtggagaaggagaagcactggaGTCAAAGGGGCTCAAATTCGTTGCAGAAAATGGGGTAATGAGAATATGCtctggtgcactagtggtaatgaagggaaTTCGGCGAAATAATAACATGTACCACTATCgcggtagtacagttattgggacagcaacagcgacatccagtgatgacaaggaggcagaagcaaccaagctatggcacatgcgcttgggacatgctggaggaaaattcttgaaaattttatcagatcaaggattgttaaaaggagtaaagacttgtaatttggagttttgtgagTATTGTGTCAAGggaaaacagacaagggttaaatttggaacatcaatccataatactaaaggtattttggattatgttcactctgatatttggggtgcttccaaaacaccttcattaggtggaaaatactattttgtaacctttattgatgacttttccCGGAGAGTATGGGTGTATACTATAAAAACCAAAGATGAGGTgctgggaatttttctcaaatggaaggcgATGATAGAGACTCAAACAGGCAGAAAGATAAAGTGTCTTCGCACATATAACGGTGGAGAACACAAAAATAATCTTTACAATAAGATTTGTGAAGATGATGGCATTTTAAGACATTTCACtgtcagaaatacaccacaacagaatgtaGTGGCAGAACGCATGAACCGGACTTTGTTGGAGAAGgttcggtgtatgttgtccaatgctagcttgggcaaagaattttgggctgaggcaataacatatgcatgccacctcattaatcgtctaccatctgccgcTATTggtggcaagacaccatttgaaaaataatatggaaaacctgctgaagattataattttttacatgtgtttggctcaattacatactatcatgtgaaagagtcaaaattggattcGAGAGCAAAGAAAGCTATATTTATatggattacttctggagtcaaaggataccgattatggtgtccagagacaagaaaaattatattcagcagagatattacctttgatgaatcttccataacagataaggtgacagttgaatatgtcaaacaaactgatggtacttcaaagcaggtggagtttgagggaaaattaattttccTAACACAGGGAGAAAACGAGGAAACGATAGAAGATTTTTCCCTAGAAGAAGAGTCAGTGGAATGGGAGATTCCAACTCATGAACcccaacaacaacttgaatcaatagcaaccagcaagccaaaaagaacaataaagaaacTTGTCCGTCTCATAGAGACGATGGCTTGTGCAGCCTCAATTATAgttgatggtgttcctaccacttatacaGACGcagtccaaagttcagaagaagataagtggaggattgctatgaatgaagaaatgcagtcccttcatcagaattgcACATGGAAATTAGTCAATCTCATGAAGGGCAAGAAAGCAATTGGATGCAAAtaggtatttgcaaagaaagaaggatttcctaaccaagaagatgttcgctacaaagcaagattggtggccaaagggtaCGCTCAAAAGGAgagaattgattacaatgaggtATTTTCTCCAGTCGTAAAACACTCCTCCATTAGAgttttgttggctttggtagcacaattaaatttggaactagttcagttagatgtaaaaactgtatttttacatggagacttggaagagaaaatctatatgactcagccaaaaggattcaaagttgctgaaaaggaaaatatgatGTGCAAACTTGAAAtatcgttgtacggattgaaacaatcttctagataATGGTACAAACattttgacaagtttatgttgcggcagaaGTACagaagaagcaaatacgatcattgtgtgtat is a window from the Nicotiana tomentosiformis chromosome 10, ASM39032v3, whole genome shotgun sequence genome containing:
- the LOC104109388 gene encoding uncharacterized protein isoform X3, producing MSFLGFAFLIIDFLAWPVLALGYPLCASIRAIETGSEYHMRKLITYWTIFSFISLFEHVFEKLIEWVPLWPYIKLITICWLVIPQFNGACYFYQNLIHPSLLVKLDAVITQFYGSCYVYQRLLYSCLSVNLQIVTDWLNKPMEDPSLDYKSFLAMAERYLEENGSDDLVKLIASKSKDYSLNHYVEEIKTIDASDEAGMLIPNQVKSVRENLIWIEKKTTGTQVNETAAPTNQVNQLKQEEVKHAAAVRSEHSTNEELKEKVHLSAADLNGREHLVKLQKTMSSTAVAEENECSAPEELIANKSKDHSLNHHGEGIKATDICDKAGILTPSQAKPDTIFPGPKLEVVTPTSKPSSSSSLKENVKVWSCAHCQISTTSEGDLNEHLQGKKHKKKEAAFRAEKDEKNYNIDPLQNKPKSIQFVESCNDLRIGQKSEECSLGPNDNDAPSLLIDDNADDLRKNVYNTTHEKQNSKEHENREFKFWCETCKVGTLSEKVMEDHKMGKKHARHLRQLEQAVLITNS
- the LOC104109388 gene encoding uncharacterized protein isoform X4 is translated as MSFLGFAFLIIDFLAWPVLALGYPLCASIRAIETGSEYHMRKLITYWTIFSFISLFEHVFEKLIEWVPLWPYIKLITICWLVIPQFNGACYFYQNLIHPSLLVKLDAVITQFYGSCYVYQRLLYSCLSVNLQIVTDWLNKPMEDPSLDYKSFLAMAERYLEENGSDDLVKLIASKVKSVRENLIWIEKKTTGTQVNETAAPTNQVNQLKQEEVKHAAAVRSEHSTNEELKEKVHLSAADLNGREHLVKLQKTMSSTAVAEENECSAPEELIANKSKDHSLNHHGEGIKATDICDKAGILTPSQAKPDTIFPGPKLEVVTPTSKPSSSSSLKENVKVWSCAHCQISTTSEGDLNEHLQGKKHKKKEAAFRAEKDEKNYNIDPLQNKPKSIQFVESCNDLRIGQKSEECSLGPNDNDAPSLLIDDNADDLRKNVYNTTHEKQNSKEHENREFKFWCETCKVGTLSEKVMEDHKMGKKHARHLRQLEQAVLITNS
- the LOC104109388 gene encoding uncharacterized protein isoform X1 is translated as MVFLLLQEKKDLILETNSHLFLFKSLLKYNICSFSALINSNKNLIEFKLRKLLQKESERKRRFSQMGFLSSMLQLIDFLAWPVLALGYPICASIRAIETGSKYHMRNLVTYWTIFSFISLFEHVFEKLIEWVPLWPYIKLIAICWLVIPEFNGACYSYQHLVHPCLPLKLHDVIAQFYVSCYVYQCFAYLCSFVNLQTFTDWFNKPMEDPDLKNETFLERYLEENGSDALVKLISNKSKDYSLNHYVEEIKTIDASDEAGMLIPNQVKSVRENLIWIEKKTTGTQVNETAAPTNQVNQLKQEEVKHAAAVRSEHSTNEELKEKVHLSAADLNGREHLVKLQKTMSSTAVAEENECSAPEELIANKSKDHSLNHHGEGIKATDICDKAGILTPSQAKPDTIFPGPKLEVVTPTSKPSSSSSLKENVKVWSCAHCQISTTSEGDLNEHLQGKKHKKKEAAFRAEKDEKNYNIDPLQNKPKSIQFVESCNDLRIGQKSEECSLGPNDNDAPSLLIDDNADDLRKNVYNTTHEKQNSKEHENREFKFWCETCKVGTLSEKVMEDHKMGKKHARHLRQLEQAVLITNS
- the LOC138900514 gene encoding L-type lectin-domain containing receptor kinase IX.1-like, with translation MVVFSSLSALKYYLVFLLVIIPFVTSLSFNFDSFRPSDQNVTYERDAYLADGAIQLTTDLINRDINVTIGRATYSKPLHLWDKASGNVTDFSTHFSFSINSQGRTRYGDGLAFFLAPAGSRIPENTTRGGSLGLTSNTQRLNTSSNHFVAVEFDTYRNVQYDPMGDHVGIDIKSMQSVVNVTWFSSIPDGRRTDAWISYNSTSKNLSVVFTGFKLQGNTTVTVQQSLSHNLDLREYLPEWVTFGFTGGAGLVFAIQRIYSWNFTSSLEINDNITDPGVALPIPKPEETPSKSKLGLVIGLVSGGCVLVAVSVLVLFVFWRKRKLREDEDDDDSFDGSMANEFERSTGPKKFLYSELVRCTNNFAGEGKLGEGGLGGVYKGHLRESNSYVAVKRISRGSRQGIKEFASEVRIISRLRHRHLVQLIGWCHEKRELLLVYEFMSNGSLDFHLFKGKSHLTWPIRYKIAQGLASALLYLHEEWEQCVVHRDIKASNIMLDSNFNAKLGDFGLARLVDHEKGSQTTVLAGTMGYMAPECATTGKASKETDVYSFGIVALEIACGRKPIDRKAESDHQVNIVDWVWSLYGMGNLNEAADPKLSLEFNEMEMKHLLIVGLWCAHPDSNCRPSIRQAIHVLNFEAPLPTLPPNMPVPTYCSPSQHLSSASLSSSSASILYPR